The following proteins are co-located in the Anas platyrhynchos isolate ZD024472 breed Pekin duck chromosome 1, IASCAAS_PekinDuck_T2T, whole genome shotgun sequence genome:
- the STYXL2 gene encoding serine/threonine/tyrosine-interacting-like protein 2: MASGGDSDSEQVVPDEEEEGPDVRAVQAHYLRSPSPSRYSIISDTDTESIFMDPIHLSSAVAAKQIINEELKTKDIKVDAVCPRMLESAQQLMVEDLYNRVKEKIDDTSLFNTPCVMDLQRALVKDRLETPRDAVDEVWPNVFIAEKSVAVNKSRLKRLGITHVLNAAHGTGVYTGPGFYNGLNIQYMGIEVDDFPDMDISKHFRPAAEFLDEALLTYRGKILVSSEMGISRSAVLVAAYLMIYHHMTILEALMTLRKKRAIYPNDGFLKQLRELNEQLLEERELDHTGDEDVTPSQSPVAHAGTSSRLSGVGDSESIIGAKAHSITVEEEDTSSMLGSLRSSSSVGKTSWASKHSTFISEEEEERLYEEWRKKEGLSVKESTINHGRRTSPTFLAQEGEQSEEDVEQRIHDWQRRNEKYQMGDPPREEDGDSRMGGRPSPSGEFSDVESVSSFEIRTLKQQLEASSFSRMRRSRTDSVSSESTWDMWNQRLLEIEKEASQRYHSKHKNTGERRSSETGREERDVDEESVFSDSSSFYNFCQKNKEKLTPLERWKVKRIQFGFHKKDLASSSSSAPSPTEDGRQADGEETEGKSLSDINLSAYQAWKMKRQKKVGSESKEEFVEFAKSEDSASAKKKQRRIELLERSKKILEESQSMCSWETDSTMSGNIPLSVFWSSAPSANGAEDAASTLSMQTNHSSLSQTRSSTGAMQPSTPLPNLQVGPGDTISMASIQNWIANVVSETIAQKQNEIMMLSRPSSAMASSIMSGDFGRRTDDDKVSLLSAQSGSSLAASQLRQQDMQRAESQSVLSCNSSTSARTDGTSSNMKTTQTSKPLYSLFADDVDLKKIRRKEKEMQMEMREKMSDYQIEKVVRDNKRSTLFKKKVVKGEENEIEDDTESTRNSHRHPLQADLDRNDTTFALSSQSANTGAQKSELETDITKWLSGLKAEKESSYHDRSEKSREKYSRSSKVREMDSETSSYRFSRSQREELDSCSSYESKGDSLRTMSRFSSASAKEDKKMYTFTRSRVSETSSGEKSPELRSFSQTPEPSFDSESPEPSTQSRVRSHHVEACEEEARSDMSEFGAKRKFTQSFSKSEEDGKKEAKVELSEERFASRQFSQYRRNMRKEEEEEMDDDAIIAAWRSRLEETTAKLRRRKEE, translated from the exons CCAGCTTGTTTAACACACCATGTGTGATGGACTTGCAGAGGGCACTTGtgaaggacaggctggagaCCCCCAGAGACGCTGTGGATGAAGTCTGGCCTAATGTCTTTATAGCAGAAAA aagtGTCGCAGTGAACAAAAGCCGTCTGAAGAGACTGGGGATCACACATGTCTTGAATGCAGCTCACGGCACAGGTGTATACACAGGACCAGGCTTCTACAATGGTCTGAATATCCAATATATGGGCATTGAAGTGGATGATTTTCCAGATATGGATATCTCCAAACACTTCCGTCCAGCTGCAGAGTTCCTGGATGAAGCACTGCTGACTTACAGGG GAAAAATCCTTGTCAGCAGTGAAATGGGAATCAGTCGCTcagctgtgctggtggctgctTACCTGATGATCTACCACCATATGACCATTCTGGAAGCTCTGATGACTCTGAGAAAGAAGCGTGCCATTTACCCCAACGATGGCTTTCTCAAACAGCTAAGGGAGCTCAATGAGCAGTTGTTGGAGGAACGAGAGTTGGATCATACTGGAGATGAAGATGTCACTCCTAGTCAAAGTCCTGTTGCCCACGCAGGGACATCTTCCCGGCTGTCTGGAGTTGGGGACTCAGAAAGCATCATAGGAGCAAAAGCCCACTCCATTACAGTAGAAGAAGAGGACACCAGCAGCATGCTAGGTAGTCTTAGAAGCTCTTCATCAGTGGGAAAAACCAGCTGGGCCTCAAAACACTCCACCTTCATcagtgaggaggaagaggaacgGTTATATGAGGaatggaggaagaaagaaggccTGTCTGTAAAGGAATCAACAATTAACCATGGAAGAAGAACATCACCAACATTTCTGGCTCAGGAAGGGGAACAGTCTGAGGAGGATGTAGAACAGAGAATCCACGACTGGCAGCGCAGAAATGAGAAATACCAAATGGGGGATCCACCCAGGGAGGAGGATGGAGATTCCAGAATGGGAGGAAGACCTTCCCCATCAGGTGAATTTAGTGATGTTGAGAGTGTGAGCAGTTTTGAGATCCGAACCCTAAAACAACAGCTAGAAGCCAGTAGCTTTAGCAGGATGAGGAGGAGCCGCACAGACTCTGTGTCTTCCGAGAGCACTTGGGACATGTGGAACCAGAGGCTCCTGGAGATTGAGAAGGAAGCTTCTCAAAGGTATCATTCTAAGCATAAAAATACCGGGGAGAGGCGATCCTCAGAAAcaggaagagaggagagggatGTGGACGAGGAAAGTGTGTTTTCAGACAGTAGCTCGTTTTATAATTTCTGCcaaaagaacaaagagaagTTGACTCCTCTAGAAAGGTGGAAAGTCAAGAGGATCCAGTTTGGCTTTCACAAGAAGGATTTAGCATCATCCTCATCTTCTGCACCATCTCCAACTGAAGATGGCAGACAGGCAGATGGAGAGGAGACTGAAGGAAAGAGTTTGTCAGATATTAACCTGAGTGCTTACCAAGCTTGGAAAATGAAGCGGCAGAAGAAGGTGGGCAGTGAAAGCAAGGAGGAATTTGTGGAGTTTGCCAAAAGTGAAGATTCTGCTTCAGCTAAAAAGAAGCAGAGGCGTATAGAGCTACTTGAACGTTCAAAGAAAATCTTAGAAGAAAGCCAGTCCATGTGCAGCTGGGAGACAGACAGTACAATGAGTGGGAATATCCCACTGTCAGTTTTCTGGAGCTCAGCACCTTCTGCAAATGGTGCTGAGGATGCAGCTTCTACACTGAGCATGCAGACAAATCATTCATCTTTATCCCAGACCAGGAGCAGCACTGGGGCAATGCAGCCTAGTACACCCCTTCCCAATCTCCAAGTTGGCCCAGGTGACACAATATCCATGGCAAGCATTCAGAACTGGATTGCTAATGTGGTCAGTGAAACCATTGctcaaaagcaaaatgagaTAATGATGCTGTCCCGTCCATCGTCTGCAATGGCCTCCAGCATAATGTCAGGAGACTTTGGCAGGCGTACAGATGACGATAAGGTTTCCCTTCTCAGTGCTCAGAGTGGCTCCTCTCTTGCTGCCTCTCAGCTCCGCCAGCAGGACATGCAGAGGGCTGAGTCTCAGTCTGTCCTGTCTTGCAATTCTTCGACAAGTGCAAGGACAGACGGGACTAGTTCAAACATGAAGACTACTCAGACAAGCAAACCACTGTACAGCCTCTTTGCTGATGATGTTGACCTAAAGAAGatcaggaggaaggagaaggaaatgcaaatggaaatgagagagaaaatgtcAGATTATCAAATTGAAAAGGTGGTCAGAGACAATAAACGCAgcactttgtttaaaaaaaaggtggtcaaaggagaggaaaatgaaatagaagATGACACAGAGAGTACAAGAAATAGCCACAGGCACCCTTTGCAAGCAGATCTTGATAGAAATGATACAACCTTTGCTCTGTCCAGTCAATCTGCAAACACAGGTGCACAAAAGTCAGAATTAGAGACTGATATTACAAAGTGGCTCAGTGGcctgaaagcagagaaagaatcATCATATCATGATCGAAGTGAGAAGTCTAGAGAGAAATATAGCAGGTCATCCAAAGTTAGAGAGATGGATTCTGAAACATCCAGTTACAGATTTTCAAGATCCCAAAGAGAAGAGCTAGACAGCTGTTCCTCCTATGAGTCAAAAGGAGATTCACTGAGAACCATGTCAagattttcctctgcttctgcaAAAGAGGACAAAAAGATGTATACATTCACAAGGTCAAGGGTCAGCGAGACAAGTTCTGGAGAAAAGAGCCCAGAGCTGCGTAGTTTCAGCCAAACACCTGAACCCTCCTTTGACTCTGAATCCCCTGAACCATCTACACAGAGTCGAGTCAGATCTCATCACGTGGAGGCGTGTGAAGAGGAGGCCAGGTCAGACATGTCAGAATTTGGAGCTAAGAGAAAGTTCACCCAGAGCTTTTCAAAGTCTGAAGAGGATGGGAAGAAAGAGGCAAAAGTGGAACTAAGTGAAGAAAGATTTGCATCTAGACAGTTCTCTCAGTACAGGAGAAACATGcggaaagaggaggaagaagaaatggatgATGATGCTATTATTGCTGCTTGGAGAAGCCGACTAGAAGAAACTACTGCAAAGCTCCGGCGGAGAAAGGAAGAGTGA